The proteins below come from a single Pseudomonas chlororaphis genomic window:
- a CDS encoding isoprenoid biosynthesis protein — protein MSKKIAVILSGCGVYDGAEIHESVITLLRLDQRGAQVQCFAPDIAQRHVINHLTGEEMPESRNVLVESARIARGEVKDLREANVEDFDALIVPGGFGAAKNLSSFAVEGAGCTVQPQVLALAEAFAEAGKPVGLMCISPALAAKIYGPGVLCTIGTDADTAAAVTKMGGTHEDCAVTDIVEDTARRLVTTPAYMLAKNISEAASGINKLVDRVLELTHENDA, from the coding sequence ATGAGCAAAAAAATTGCAGTGATCCTTTCCGGCTGTGGCGTGTACGACGGCGCCGAAATCCACGAGAGCGTGATCACCTTGCTGCGCCTCGACCAGCGCGGCGCCCAGGTCCAATGTTTCGCCCCCGACATTGCTCAACGGCATGTGATCAACCACCTGACGGGCGAAGAGATGCCCGAGAGTCGCAACGTGCTGGTGGAGTCGGCGCGGATCGCCCGGGGCGAGGTCAAGGACCTGCGCGAGGCCAACGTCGAGGATTTCGACGCGTTGATCGTGCCCGGCGGCTTTGGCGCGGCGAAGAACCTCTCCAGCTTTGCCGTCGAGGGCGCCGGGTGCACGGTCCAACCGCAAGTGCTGGCCCTGGCCGAAGCCTTTGCCGAAGCCGGTAAACCGGTCGGTTTGATGTGCATCTCGCCGGCCCTGGCGGCAAAAATCTACGGCCCTGGTGTGCTCTGCACCATCGGCACCGACGCCGACACGGCCGCCGCCGTGACCAAGATGGGCGGCACCCACGAAGACTGCGCCGTCACCGACATCGTCGAGGACACCGCCCGCAGACTGGTTACCACTCCGGCCTACATGTTGGCCAAGAACATCAGCGAAGCGGCCTCGGGCATCAACAAGCTGGTGGACCGGGTGCTGGAACTGACCCACGAAAACGACGCCTGA
- a CDS encoding delta-aminolevulinic acid dehydratase (catalyzes the formation of porphobilinogen from 5-aminolevulinate), with protein sequence MSFTPANRLFPATRLRRNRRDEFSRRLVRENVLTTDDLILPVFVLDGENRREAVASMPGVERLTIDLLLEAAATWVELGIPALALFPVTPSGLKSLDAAEAWNPDGIAQRATRALRARFPELGVITDVALDPFTTHGQDGILDEDGYVQNDITVDALVRQALSHAEAGAQVVAPSDMMDGRIQAIREALEVAGHVNVRIMAYSAKYASAYYGPFRDAVGSALNLGKANKASYQMDPANSHEALHEVAADLSEGADMVMVKPGMPYLDILCRVKDEFKVPTFVYQVSGEYAMHMAAIQNGWLSEGVILESLTAFKRAGADGILTYFAVRAAQLLREQK encoded by the coding sequence GTGAGCTTTACCCCCGCCAATCGTCTGTTCCCTGCCACCCGCCTGCGTCGCAATCGCCGTGATGAGTTCTCTCGTCGGCTGGTGCGTGAAAACGTGCTGACCACCGACGACCTGATCCTGCCGGTGTTCGTGCTGGACGGTGAGAACCGTCGCGAAGCGGTGGCGTCGATGCCCGGCGTGGAGCGGCTGACCATCGACCTGCTGCTCGAAGCGGCTGCGACGTGGGTCGAACTGGGCATTCCGGCGCTGGCGCTGTTCCCGGTCACGCCCTCTGGCCTCAAGTCCCTGGACGCCGCCGAGGCGTGGAACCCGGACGGTATCGCCCAGCGCGCGACCCGTGCCCTGCGGGCCCGCTTCCCGGAGCTTGGGGTGATCACCGACGTGGCGCTGGACCCGTTCACCACCCACGGCCAGGATGGCATCCTCGACGAAGACGGTTATGTGCAGAACGACATCACCGTCGATGCACTGGTCAGGCAGGCGTTGTCCCACGCCGAGGCCGGTGCCCAGGTGGTCGCGCCGTCGGACATGATGGACGGACGGATCCAGGCGATTCGCGAAGCCCTCGAGGTGGCCGGCCACGTCAACGTGCGGATCATGGCCTATTCGGCCAAGTACGCCAGCGCCTATTACGGCCCGTTCCGCGACGCGGTCGGTTCGGCCCTGAACCTGGGCAAGGCCAACAAGGCCTCCTATCAGATGGACCCGGCCAACAGCCATGAAGCCCTGCACGAAGTCGCGGCCGACTTGTCAGAAGGGGCAGACATGGTCATGGTCAAGCCCGGCATGCCCTACCTCGACATTCTTTGCCGGGTCAAAGACGAATTCAAAGTGCCGACCTTTGTTTATCAGGTCAGCGGCGAGTACGCCATGCACATGGCCGCGATCCAGAACGGCTGGTTGAGCGAAGGGGTGATCCTCGAATCGCTGACCGCTTTCAAGCGCGCAGGCGCCGATGGCATCCTGACTTATTTCGCCGTGCGCGCCGCCCAATTGCTACGAGAGCAGAAATAG
- a CDS encoding exopolyphosphatase, translating into MPPSQAKNLSLIAAIDLGSNSFHMVVAKAQNGEIRILERLGEKVQLAAGIDEERKLSEESIQRGLDCLKRFAQLINGMPLGAVRIVGTNALREARNRGEFIRRAEEILGHPVEVISGREEARLIYLGVSHTLADTPGKRLVADIGGGSTEFIIGQRFEPLLRESLQMGCVSYTQRYFRDGKITPARYAQAYTAARLEIMSIEHALHRLTWDEAIGSSGTIRAIGLALKAGGHGAGEVNAEGLAWLKRRVFKLGESDKIDFEGIKPDRRAIFPAGLAILEAIFDALELQRMDHCEGALREGVLYDLLGRHHHEDVRERTLGSLMERYHVDQEQAVRVERKALHAFDQVADDWDLNDGVWRELLGWAAKVHEVGLDIAHYHYHKHGAYLIEHSDLAGFSREDQQMLALLVRGHRRNIPKDKFAEFGDDGIKLIRLCVLLRFAILFHHIRGTQAMPQVALRADGDQLDVMFPDGWLEENQLTQADFAQEAEWLTRVGIVLNIH; encoded by the coding sequence ATGCCGCCATCCCAAGCCAAGAATCTGTCCCTGATCGCTGCCATAGACCTGGGCTCCAACAGCTTCCACATGGTCGTCGCCAAAGCCCAGAACGGGGAAATCCGCATTCTTGAGCGGCTCGGCGAGAAGGTCCAGTTGGCCGCCGGCATCGACGAAGAGCGCAAGCTGAGCGAAGAATCCATCCAGCGCGGGCTCGATTGCCTCAAGCGCTTTGCCCAACTGATCAACGGCATGCCCCTGGGCGCCGTGCGGATCGTCGGCACCAACGCCCTGCGCGAAGCGCGCAACCGGGGCGAGTTCATCCGCCGCGCCGAAGAGATCCTCGGCCATCCGGTGGAAGTCATTTCCGGCCGAGAGGAAGCCCGCCTGATCTACCTGGGCGTCTCCCATACCCTCGCCGACACCCCGGGCAAGCGCCTGGTGGCGGACATCGGCGGTGGCAGTACCGAATTCATCATCGGCCAACGCTTCGAGCCGCTGCTGCGCGAGAGCCTGCAGATGGGCTGCGTCAGCTACACCCAGCGGTATTTCCGCGACGGCAAGATCACCCCGGCCCGCTATGCTCAGGCCTACACGGCGGCGCGCCTGGAAATCATGAGCATCGAACACGCCTTGCACCGCCTGACCTGGGACGAGGCCATTGGCTCCTCCGGAACCATCCGCGCCATTGGCCTGGCCCTCAAGGCCGGCGGCCATGGCGCAGGCGAGGTCAATGCCGAGGGCCTGGCCTGGCTCAAGCGCCGGGTGTTCAAGCTCGGCGAGTCGGACAAGATCGATTTCGAAGGCATCAAGCCCGACCGTCGGGCGATTTTCCCGGCGGGCCTGGCGATTCTCGAAGCGATTTTCGATGCCCTGGAGCTGCAACGCATGGACCACTGCGAGGGCGCCCTGCGCGAGGGCGTACTCTACGACCTGCTGGGACGACATCACCATGAGGATGTCCGCGAGCGCACCCTGGGCTCGCTGATGGAGCGCTACCACGTGGACCAGGAACAGGCCGTGCGAGTCGAACGCAAGGCGCTGCACGCCTTTGACCAGGTGGCTGACGACTGGGACCTGAACGACGGCGTCTGGCGCGAATTGCTGGGCTGGGCCGCCAAGGTCCATGAAGTGGGCCTGGACATCGCCCACTATCACTACCACAAGCACGGCGCCTACCTGATCGAACACTCGGACCTGGCGGGTTTCTCCCGGGAAGACCAACAGATGCTCGCGCTGCTGGTGCGTGGGCACCGGCGCAACATTCCCAAGGATAAGTTTGCCGAGTTCGGCGATGACGGCATCAAGCTGATTCGCCTGTGCGTGCTGCTGCGCTTCGCGATCCTGTTCCACCACATCCGCGGCACCCAGGCCATGCCCCAGGTGGCCCTGCGCGCCGACGGCGATCAGCTGGACGTGATGTTCCCCGACGGTTGGCTGGAAGAAAACCAGCTGACCCAAGCCGACTTCGCCCAGGAAGCCGAGTGGCTGACCCGGGTGGGGATTGTGCTGAACATCCACTGA
- a CDS encoding membrane protein, with amino-acid sequence MLQQFLHDFGYLALFIGTFFEGETILVLAGFLAFRGYMDINLVVVVAFCGSYAGDQLWYFLGRKHGRKLLARKPRWQLMGDRALEHIRRHPDIWVLSFRFVYGLRTVMPVAIGLSGYPPGRYLLLNGIGAAIWATALAAAAYHFGAVLEGMLGSIKKYELWVLGALLVLGLCLWLRRRIKNARLAKKTLEAERLAQSRPAEPTTPTE; translated from the coding sequence ATGCTCCAGCAATTTCTACATGACTTCGGCTACCTGGCCCTGTTCATCGGCACGTTCTTCGAAGGTGAAACCATCCTCGTGCTCGCAGGTTTCCTGGCGTTCCGCGGCTACATGGACATCAATCTCGTGGTGGTCGTGGCGTTCTGCGGCAGCTACGCCGGTGACCAGCTGTGGTATTTCCTGGGCCGCAAGCACGGGCGCAAGCTGTTGGCGCGCAAGCCGCGCTGGCAATTGATGGGTGATCGCGCCCTGGAGCACATCCGCCGGCACCCGGACATCTGGGTCCTGAGCTTCCGCTTCGTCTATGGCTTGCGCACGGTGATGCCGGTGGCGATCGGCCTGTCGGGCTACCCGCCGGGCCGTTACCTGTTGCTCAACGGCATCGGCGCGGCGATCTGGGCCACGGCGCTGGCCGCCGCCGCGTATCACTTCGGCGCGGTGCTCGAAGGCATGCTGGGTAGTATCAAGAAATACGAGTTGTGGGTACTCGGCGCCTTGTTGGTCCTCGGTCTCTGCCTGTGGCTGCGTCGCCGCATCAAGAATGCGCGGCTGGCGAAGAAGACCCTTGAAGCCGAACGCCTGGCGCAGAGCCGGCCCGCTGAACCTACGACGCCAACCGAGTGA
- a CDS encoding membrane protein, producing the protein MNFILYAVPFFFVLIAVELLADRWRGVSHYRVADAINSLSTGVLSTTTGLLTKGVGLVTYAFALKHLAIFSLPGDHALTWVFAFVLYDLCYYWLHRMGHERNILWAAHSVHHQSEDYNLSTALRQTSTGFLLSWVFYLPLAVAGVPLGVFVSVAALNLLYQFWVHTQHIPKLGWLEWCFVTPSNHRAHHAQNPLYMDRNYGGVFIIWDRLFGTFQEEDDNEPVIFGVTTPLASWNPLWANLQFYAQLWSDARRAGRWWDKVRIWFMPTGWRPADVAAKYPLAKPDLSRFEKFEVPLDGRQQWYVVLQFCVYIALGSYLMNLETRLPVAALVLGWGTVALGLFVLGATLENRPWALRLECLRLVSSLLLVWLAPMAGLWPASPLAWVGVFSYGLLSGIGLYGCRSRFTRLAS; encoded by the coding sequence ATGAATTTCATTCTGTATGCCGTGCCGTTCTTCTTCGTCCTGATTGCCGTCGAATTGCTGGCCGATCGCTGGCGCGGGGTCAGCCACTACCGGGTCGCGGACGCGATCAACAGCCTGAGCACCGGCGTGCTGTCGACCACCACCGGCCTCCTGACCAAGGGCGTGGGCCTGGTGACCTACGCCTTTGCCTTGAAGCACCTGGCGATCTTCTCGTTGCCGGGCGACCACGCCTTGACCTGGGTGTTCGCCTTCGTGCTCTACGACCTGTGCTACTACTGGCTGCACCGCATGGGCCATGAGCGCAACATCCTCTGGGCCGCCCACTCGGTGCATCACCAGAGCGAGGACTACAACTTGTCCACGGCGTTGCGCCAGACCAGCACCGGCTTCCTGCTGAGCTGGGTCTTCTACCTGCCGCTGGCGGTCGCCGGGGTGCCGCTGGGGGTGTTCGTCAGCGTCGCGGCATTGAATTTGCTGTACCAGTTCTGGGTCCACACCCAACACATTCCCAAGCTCGGCTGGCTGGAGTGGTGTTTCGTCACGCCGTCCAATCATCGCGCCCACCATGCACAGAACCCTCTCTACATGGATCGCAACTACGGCGGGGTGTTCATTATTTGGGACCGTCTGTTCGGCACCTTCCAGGAAGAAGACGACAACGAGCCGGTGATCTTCGGCGTCACCACGCCACTGGCCAGCTGGAATCCGCTGTGGGCCAACCTGCAGTTTTACGCCCAGCTGTGGTCGGACGCTCGACGAGCCGGACGCTGGTGGGACAAGGTGCGGATCTGGTTCATGCCCACCGGTTGGCGGCCGGCGGACGTGGCGGCGAAGTACCCGCTGGCCAAGCCGGACCTGAGCCGTTTCGAGAAATTCGAGGTGCCGCTGGATGGGCGCCAGCAGTGGTACGTGGTGCTGCAATTCTGCGTCTACATTGCCTTGGGCAGTTATTTGATGAACCTGGAGACGCGTTTGCCGGTGGCCGCACTGGTGTTGGGCTGGGGCACGGTGGCGCTGGGTTTGTTCGTGCTGGGCGCGACCCTGGAGAATCGCCCGTGGGCGCTACGGCTGGAGTGCCTGCGGCTGGTGTCGAGCCTGCTGCTGGTGTGGCTGGCGCCGATGGCTGGGTTATGGCCGGCCAGCCCACTGGCCTGGGTCGGTGTGTTCAGTTACGGTCTGCTCAGCGGCATCGGCCTGTATGGCTGCCGGAGCCGATTCACTCGGTTGGCGTCGTAG
- a CDS encoding polyphosphate kinase, translating into MNTEGLSEVAVKDAQPVVEQIAETPPQMEPAPPAATEPAPAPAIAIPNLDDSSLYIHRELSQLQFNIRVLEQALDESYPLLERLKFLLIFSSNLDEFFEIRVAGLKKQITFAREQAGADGLQPHQALARISELVHGQVDRQYAILNDILLPELEKHQVRFIRRRNWNTKIKTWVRRYFRDEIAPIITPIGLDPTHPFPLLVNKSLNFIVELEGIDAFGRDSGLAIIPAPRLLPRIIRVPEDVGGTGDNYVFLSSMIHAHADDLFQGMKVKGCYQFRLTRNADLSVDTEDVEDLARALRGELFSRRYGDAVRLEVADTCPKHLSDYLLKQFNLHETELYQVNGPVNLTRLFSITGLDSHPELQYLPFTPQIPKLLQNSENIFSVISKQDILLLHPFESFTPVVDLLRQAAKDPHVLAVRQTLYRSGANSEIVDALVDAARNGKEVTAVIELRARFDEESNLQLASRLQAAGAVVIYGVVGFKTHAKMMLILRREAGEIVRYAHLGTGNYHAANARLYTDYSLLTSDDALCEDVGKLFSQLIGMGKTLRMKKLLHAPFTLKKGMLDMITRETQFALDGKPAHIIAKFNSLTDPKIIRALYKASQSGVRIDLVVRGMCCLRPGIPGVSHNIHVRSIIGRFLEHTRVFYFLNGGEEQMFLSSADWMERNLDKRVETCFPVEGKKLILRVKKELESYLTDNTHSWSLQSDGRYIRNTPTGNQNPRSAQATLLERLSSPVLTVS; encoded by the coding sequence ATGAATACCGAAGGACTCTCTGAAGTTGCCGTAAAAGACGCTCAACCGGTGGTCGAGCAAATCGCCGAGACACCACCGCAGATGGAGCCTGCTCCGCCTGCGGCCACCGAGCCCGCCCCGGCCCCGGCGATTGCGATCCCCAACCTGGATGACAGCAGCCTGTACATCCACCGCGAGCTGTCGCAACTGCAGTTCAACATCCGCGTGCTGGAGCAGGCGCTGGACGAGTCCTATCCATTGCTGGAGCGCTTGAAGTTCCTGCTGATCTTTTCCAGCAACCTGGATGAGTTCTTCGAAATCCGTGTCGCCGGCCTGAAGAAGCAGATCACGTTCGCCCGTGAACAGGCCGGTGCCGATGGCCTGCAGCCGCACCAGGCCCTGGCGCGTATCAGCGAGCTGGTCCACGGCCAGGTGGACCGCCAGTACGCGATTCTCAACGACATCCTGTTGCCGGAGCTGGAGAAACATCAGGTCCGCTTCATTCGCCGGCGCAACTGGAACACCAAGATCAAGACCTGGGTGCGCCGCTATTTCCGCGACGAGATCGCGCCGATCATCACCCCGATCGGCCTCGACCCGACGCACCCATTCCCGTTGCTGGTCAACAAGAGCCTGAACTTCATCGTCGAACTGGAAGGCATCGACGCCTTCGGTCGCGATTCCGGCCTGGCGATCATTCCGGCGCCGCGCCTGCTGCCACGTATCATCCGTGTACCGGAAGACGTGGGCGGCACGGGCGACAACTATGTGTTCCTGTCGTCGATGATCCACGCCCACGCCGATGACCTGTTCCAGGGCATGAAGGTGAAGGGTTGCTACCAGTTCCGCCTGACCCGCAACGCCGACCTGTCGGTGGACACCGAAGACGTCGAAGACCTGGCCCGCGCCTTGCGCGGCGAGCTGTTCTCCCGTCGCTACGGTGATGCGGTACGCCTGGAGGTGGCCGACACCTGCCCGAAACACCTGTCCGATTACCTGCTCAAGCAGTTCAACCTGCACGAAACCGAGCTGTATCAGGTCAACGGCCCGGTCAACCTGACCCGGTTGTTCAGCATCACCGGTCTGGACAGCCACCCGGAACTGCAATACCTGCCGTTCACGCCGCAGATCCCGAAACTGCTGCAAAACAGCGAGAACATCTTCAGCGTGATCAGCAAGCAGGACATCCTGTTGCTGCACCCGTTCGAGTCGTTCACGCCGGTGGTCGACCTGCTGCGCCAGGCCGCCAAGGACCCGCACGTCCTGGCGGTGCGCCAGACCCTGTACCGCAGCGGCGCCAACTCGGAAATCGTCGACGCCCTGGTGGACGCGGCGCGCAACGGTAAGGAAGTCACCGCGGTGATCGAATTGCGCGCGCGCTTCGACGAAGAGTCCAACCTGCAACTGGCCAGCCGCCTGCAAGCGGCCGGTGCGGTGGTGATCTACGGCGTGGTCGGTTTCAAGACCCACGCCAAGATGATGCTCATCCTGCGCCGCGAAGCCGGGGAGATCGTGCGTTACGCTCACTTGGGCACCGGCAACTACCACGCCGCCAACGCCCGCTTGTACACCGACTACAGCCTGCTGACCTCGGACGATGCCTTGTGTGAGGACGTCGGCAAGTTGTTCAGCCAGTTGATCGGCATGGGCAAGACGCTGCGCATGAAGAAGTTGCTGCATGCGCCGTTCACCCTGAAGAAGGGCATGCTCGACATGATCACCCGGGAGACGCAGTTCGCCCTGGATGGCAAGCCGGCCCACATCATTGCCAAGTTCAACTCGCTGACCGATCCGAAGATCATCCGTGCGTTGTACAAGGCCAGCCAGTCCGGCGTGCGCATCGACCTGGTGGTGCGGGGCATGTGCTGCCTGCGGCCGGGCATCCCGGGGGTGTCCCATAACATCCATGTGCGCTCGATCATCGGGCGCTTCCTGGAGCACACGCGGGTGTTCTACTTCCTCAACGGAGGCGAGGAGCAGATGTTCCTGTCCAGCGCCGACTGGATGGAGCGCAACCTCGACAAGCGGGTCGAGACCTGCTTCCCGGTGGAGGGCAAGAAGCTCATCCTGCGGGTCAAGAAGGAGCTGGAAAGCTACCTCACCGACAACACCCACAGCTGGAGCCTGCAGTCGGACGGTCGCTACATCCGCAACACGCCAACCGGCAACCAGAACCCGCGCAGCGCCCAGGCGACGTTGCTGGAGCGCTTGAGCAGCCCGGTGTTGACGGTTAGCTAG
- a CDS encoding fimbrial chaperone protein (member of the periplasmic pilus chaperone family of proteins) gives MQPETTVVIFYEEHGQAHINVTNTDAGPTLLHSKVEHIPEDPELSVIVTQPVVRVDAGQTQLIRLVGAFTEPLKTQRYKRVTFEGIPQKKLDGGATVGINIRHNLPLIIHPKGLPRHSAPWELLKWTVEGENLAVQNDSPYVVRLSERVQLNPANASVALPRTYVLPGETLTAELKAPVSAVTSVTIQPATLYGFAIGNFDAPVVSR, from the coding sequence ATGCAGCCGGAAACCACGGTGGTCATTTTTTATGAAGAGCATGGCCAGGCCCATATCAACGTCACCAATACGGATGCCGGCCCGACGCTGCTGCATTCGAAAGTCGAACACATCCCCGAAGACCCCGAGCTGTCGGTGATCGTGACGCAGCCGGTGGTGCGGGTCGACGCCGGGCAAACGCAGTTGATCCGTCTGGTTGGGGCGTTCACGGAACCGCTCAAGACCCAGCGCTACAAGCGTGTCACCTTCGAAGGGATTCCTCAGAAGAAGCTCGACGGCGGGGCCACTGTCGGGATCAACATCCGGCATAACCTGCCGCTGATCATTCATCCCAAGGGCTTGCCTCGGCATTCGGCACCGTGGGAGCTCTTGAAATGGACCGTCGAGGGCGAAAACCTGGCGGTCCAGAACGACAGCCCCTACGTCGTGCGTTTGTCTGAGCGGGTGCAGTTGAACCCGGCCAACGCCTCTGTGGCCCTGCCGCGCACTTACGTCTTGCCGGGCGAAACCTTGACGGCCGAGCTCAAGGCGCCCGTGTCCGCCGTCACGTCGGTCACGATCCAGCCTGCGACATTGTATGGGTTTGCGATTGGCAACTTCGATGCGCCGGTCGTGAGTCGATGA
- a CDS encoding cystathionine gamma-synthase, whose product MTAPLRFLAWLALPLLALCSPYLLADTVEGAPQALHLLDYIGADYPATVEAGKVIDEAEYREQLEFTQALEGLIAGLPAKPQKAELTQGIGALRSAITQRQEGAEVARQARQLGARLAVAYEVSQAPVITPDPSRGAPLYAQNCSVCHGANGAGDGPAGVGLEPPPANLRDGQRLDRLSLYAIYNTLGMGIEGTDMPAFADQLDDRQRWDLATYIASFSADPAAAKGEQTYNLADLARQTPAEVLAAQGPAAAATFRAQRAQPPQVQRGPAQLLDYTAATLDKSIAAYRAGDHDQAYDLSVAAYLEGFELVESSLDNVDANVRKDTEKALMAYRQSLQDGLPVEQAAQRLDAAKAKLKASADLLGGDGLSWSLSYISGLLILLREGLEAILVLAAILAFLRNTGQQSAVRSVNIGWGLALLAGLATWGLAAYVIDVSGAQRELLEGATALFASVMVLWLGVWMHDRRHAAAWQDYIKSSLVGGGGRFGFAILAFFSVYRELFEVILFYETLWLQAGPAGHNAVLAGGATALVLLVGLAWVILRGSAKLPLALFFSINAALLCALSVVFAGHGVKALQEAGIFGTRPVAFFDFDWLGIHADAYSLAAQVVAILAIVVLYGRSWVAEKRKVQVS is encoded by the coding sequence ATGACTGCCCCGCTTCGTTTCCTGGCCTGGCTCGCACTGCCGTTGCTTGCCCTGTGCAGCCCCTATCTGTTGGCCGACACCGTCGAAGGCGCCCCCCAGGCGCTGCATCTGCTGGATTACATCGGGGCGGATTATCCGGCGACGGTCGAGGCAGGCAAGGTCATCGACGAGGCCGAGTACCGTGAACAGCTGGAATTCACCCAGGCGCTGGAAGGGCTGATCGCCGGGCTGCCGGCCAAGCCGCAGAAGGCTGAGCTGACCCAGGGCATCGGCGCCCTGCGCAGTGCAATCACCCAGCGCCAGGAGGGCGCCGAAGTCGCCCGCCAGGCGCGGCAGTTGGGCGCGCGGCTGGCGGTGGCGTATGAGGTCAGCCAGGCGCCGGTGATCACCCCGGACCCGAGCCGTGGCGCGCCGCTGTACGCCCAGAACTGCTCGGTGTGCCACGGTGCCAACGGCGCCGGCGATGGCCCGGCCGGCGTCGGCCTCGAGCCACCGCCGGCCAATCTGCGCGATGGCCAGCGCCTGGATCGCCTGAGCCTCTATGCGATCTACAACACCCTCGGCATGGGCATCGAAGGCACCGACATGCCGGCCTTCGCCGATCAGCTCGACGACCGTCAACGCTGGGACCTGGCCACCTACATCGCCAGCTTCAGCGCCGACCCGGCCGCTGCCAAGGGCGAGCAGACCTACAACCTGGCCGACCTCGCCCGCCAGACCCCGGCCGAAGTCCTCGCCGCCCAGGGCCCAGCAGCGGCGGCCACCTTCCGAGCCCAGCGTGCGCAGCCCCCGCAGGTGCAACGCGGCCCGGCGCAGTTGCTCGACTACACCGCGGCGACCCTGGACAAAAGCATCGCGGCTTATCGTGCCGGTGACCATGACCAGGCCTATGACCTGTCGGTAGCGGCCTACCTGGAAGGTTTCGAGCTGGTGGAGAGCTCGCTGGATAACGTCGACGCCAATGTACGCAAAGACACCGAGAAAGCCCTGATGGCCTACCGTCAGTCGCTGCAGGACGGTTTGCCGGTGGAGCAGGCTGCCCAGCGCCTGGATGCGGCCAAGGCGAAACTCAAGGCGTCCGCCGACCTGTTGGGCGGCGATGGCTTGAGTTGGTCGCTGAGCTATATCTCCGGGCTGTTGATCCTGCTGCGTGAAGGCCTGGAAGCGATTCTGGTACTGGCGGCGATCCTCGCGTTCCTGCGTAACACCGGCCAGCAATCGGCGGTGCGCAGCGTCAACATCGGCTGGGGCCTGGCGTTGCTGGCCGGCCTGGCAACCTGGGGGCTGGCCGCCTATGTGATCGACGTCAGCGGCGCCCAGCGTGAGTTGCTCGAAGGCGCCACGGCGTTGTTCGCCAGTGTGATGGTGTTGTGGCTGGGGGTGTGGATGCACGACCGGCGCCACGCGGCGGCCTGGCAGGACTACATCAAAAGCAGTCTGGTGGGGGGCGGCGGCCGGTTCGGTTTCGCGATCCTGGCGTTCTTCTCGGTCTATCGCGAACTGTTCGAAGTGATCCTGTTCTACGAAACCCTGTGGTTGCAGGCAGGTCCCGCCGGGCACAACGCGGTGTTAGCGGGTGGCGCGACAGCGCTGGTCCTGCTGGTCGGGTTGGCCTGGGTGATCCTGCGCGGCTCGGCGAAGTTGCCGCTGGCGCTGTTCTTCAGCATCAACGCCGCGTTGCTGTGCGCGCTGTCGGTGGTGTTCGCCGGCCATGGCGTGAAGGCGTTGCAGGAGGCTGGGATCTTCGGTACCCGTCCGGTGGCCTTCTTCGACTTCGACTGGCTGGGTATTCATGCCGATGCCTATTCGCTGGCCGCACAAGTGGTGGCGATCCTGGCGATCGTCGTGCTGTATGGCCGTAGCTGGGTGGCGGAGAAGCGCAAGGTGCAGGTGTCCTGA